The Streptomyces sp. P9-A4 genome contains a region encoding:
- a CDS encoding ABC transporter substrate-binding protein, translating to MVTKAPPRPAAHRALRLLLACGVTAVSLVAVPGTAAAEDDKSAGGTTLTVAVSQSIDSLSPFLAQKLTSTSIHRLAYEYLTNYDPKDAHAVPGLATAWTSSPDKLTWTYTIRKDSMWSDGQQATAEDAAWTFNKMMTDPNAATANGSFTANFAQVTAPDPQTLVIRLKKPQATMTALDVPIVPKHVWEKVGDFSKFNNDKQFPIVGNGPFVITDFKVDQYIKLKPNKKFWRGAPKFDELVFKYYKDGDAAVAALQKGEVSFVPNLTPAQAAALKTQQDIKVNDAPGRRFYALATNPGAKAQDGKTFGNGHKALLDPEVRKALFLAVDRATLVDKVFQGHAVEGDGYIPPRFGSYFWKPEAAQKRAYDPAAAERVLDAAGYRKNAAGKRVGKDGRPLDFRILCHATDPNDKAVGKYLQEWWGKLGIGLKVECLDSVSDPWVKGDYDLAFDGWSVNPDPDYVLSIHTCGTLPATPKDSGATDNFICDKQFDGLYAQQAVEYDAAKRADLVKRMQSRLYDTGYMNIMAYPNALEAYRTDQIKSITTMPEAAGNLWGQDGYWSWWSAVPTASASGDSGDGGSNTGVIIGIGAAVVVVVGLGVFLGMRRRSTADDRE from the coding sequence ATGGTCACGAAGGCTCCACCCCGTCCTGCCGCCCACCGAGCCCTCCGTCTGCTGCTCGCCTGCGGTGTCACCGCCGTCTCGCTCGTGGCCGTCCCCGGTACCGCCGCCGCGGAGGACGACAAGTCCGCCGGGGGGACGACGCTCACCGTCGCCGTCTCGCAGAGCATCGACTCGCTCAGCCCGTTCCTGGCGCAGAAGCTCACCTCGACCAGCATCCACCGGCTGGCGTACGAGTACCTCACCAACTACGACCCGAAGGACGCCCACGCGGTCCCGGGCCTCGCGACCGCGTGGACCTCCTCGCCGGACAAGCTGACGTGGACGTACACGATCCGCAAGGACTCGATGTGGTCCGACGGGCAGCAGGCCACCGCCGAGGACGCGGCCTGGACCTTCAACAAGATGATGACCGACCCGAACGCGGCCACCGCCAACGGCAGCTTCACGGCCAACTTCGCGCAGGTCACCGCCCCCGATCCGCAGACGCTCGTGATCCGGCTGAAGAAGCCGCAGGCGACGATGACGGCGCTCGACGTGCCGATCGTGCCGAAGCACGTCTGGGAGAAGGTCGGCGACTTCTCGAAGTTCAACAACGACAAGCAGTTCCCCATCGTGGGCAACGGCCCGTTCGTCATCACGGACTTCAAGGTCGACCAGTACATCAAGCTCAAGCCGAACAAGAAGTTCTGGCGGGGCGCGCCGAAGTTCGACGAGCTGGTCTTCAAGTACTACAAGGACGGGGACGCCGCCGTCGCCGCCCTCCAGAAGGGCGAGGTGTCCTTCGTACCGAACCTGACGCCGGCCCAGGCCGCCGCGCTGAAGACCCAGCAGGACATCAAGGTCAACGACGCCCCCGGCCGCCGCTTCTACGCCCTCGCCACCAATCCCGGCGCGAAGGCCCAGGACGGCAAGACCTTCGGCAACGGCCACAAGGCGCTGCTCGACCCGGAGGTGCGCAAGGCGCTCTTCCTCGCGGTGGACCGCGCCACCCTCGTCGACAAGGTCTTCCAGGGCCACGCGGTCGAGGGCGACGGATACATCCCGCCGCGTTTCGGCTCGTACTTCTGGAAGCCGGAGGCCGCGCAGAAGCGGGCGTACGACCCGGCGGCGGCGGAGCGGGTCCTCGACGCGGCCGGGTACCGGAAGAACGCCGCGGGCAAGCGGGTCGGCAAGGACGGCAGGCCGCTGGACTTCCGGATCCTGTGCCACGCGACCGACCCCAACGACAAGGCGGTCGGAAAGTACCTCCAGGAGTGGTGGGGGAAGCTGGGCATCGGTCTGAAGGTGGAGTGCCTGGACAGCGTCTCGGACCCGTGGGTCAAGGGTGACTACGACCTCGCCTTCGACGGCTGGTCGGTCAACCCCGACCCGGACTACGTCCTGTCCATCCACACCTGCGGCACCCTCCCGGCGACGCCGAAGGACTCCGGGGCCACCGACAACTTCATCTGCGACAAGCAGTTCGACGGGCTCTACGCGCAGCAGGCGGTGGAGTACGACGCCGCCAAGCGGGCGGATCTGGTCAAGCGGATGCAGTCCCGGCTGTACGACACGGGGTACATGAACATCATGGCCTACCCGAACGCCCTCGAGGCGTACCGCACGGACCAGATCAAGTCCATCACGACCATGCCCGAGGCAGCCGGAAACCTGTGGGGCCAGGACGGCTACTGGAGCTGGTGGTCGGCCGTGCCGACGGCCTCGGCGTCCGGGGACTCCGGCGACGGCGGCTCGAACACCGGTGTGATCATCGGGATCGGCGCGGCCGTGGTGGTCGTCGTCGGCCTCGGCGTCTTCCTGGGAATGCGCCGCCGCTCCACCGCCGACGACCGCGAGTAG
- a CDS encoding SCO5717 family growth-regulating ATPase: MNGDRDEIHGGWNPPADDQSDADSAEMTGEFTIDYTPPAWYTQNASGATGAGGATGGGGATPPPPHGAPVPVPGLPQGSGFEPSWNAGPAVPPAPPAGLPPMTPSAPPPGAEPVAGQPLGTPPAGVPLVGGQPAAMPPAAGGAFAVPPAVAPPVVAPPAATPPVVAPPVVTPPVVTPPVTPAPVAAPPATPDPANPTPATPAPGVPAPVVPAPVAAHDASLSGDFPPASPLPGAPASPPPAPFGGGDVESGATMRFSPAALQREIADRAAETAAASAAATTATPDAAPVQAADEDSDPAGNQDQDQGQDSDSAAAESVAASGSDVAEPVDAADAGDTTDAVEAVEAGAESAAPTDAPEAATADPAEADAADPADTVTDSAPVTDSVPAEAPADSPVQDTAPYPPADGAQPQAPGPYPGAPQPPFAPAGAQPGAGLPPLPPSFQPAAPGPAQQWPAQPAPGAQPVPPAAPLPPTAAWPAPATPAAPGPVPPQAQPQAPGTYGYPQPQPEQAQQAQPQPHAQPQPPGSYGYPQAPQPPAPQGGYGFPHPGTPPQQAGYGYPQQPGAPSGVPPQAQGGYGYPHPAAVPPQAAAPQPPHDGGPPVDPRTGAAWPSPVTHDQRERSVPGAPLGYNAAVELSSDRLLRNNKQKPKSSRTPGGAARFKLGGKKEEAERQRKLELIRTPVLSCYRIAVISLKGGVGKTTTTTALGATLATERQDKILAIDANPDAGTLGRRVRRETGATIRDLVQAIPYLHSYMDIRRFTSQAPSGLEILANDVDPAVSTTFNDEDYRRAIDVLGKQYPIILTDSGTGLLYSAMRGVLDLADQLIIISTPSVDGASSASTTLDWLSAHGYADLVQRSITVISGVRETGKMIKVEDIVQHFQTRCRGVVVVPFDEHLSAGAEVDLDMMRPKTREAYFHLSAMVAEDFVRAQQAQGLWTGDGQGTLPPHMAPPMPGHQTPGQPVPGQPMPGQPMPGGQPMPGQFAPGQPVPGQFAPGQPVPGQPYGAQPAPGQPFPGRPGPGQQASGQPYPPQQPYGQPPAPGQPYGGQPAPGQPYGAQPLPGQQMPGQPMPGQQPMPGQQPVPGQPYGGQPAPGQPYGAPPGQPGMPQGWQQPGAGQPLPPQADPQDQGQGNDEQVTPHNWPPQGPGQAPPAPQQ; the protein is encoded by the coding sequence GTGAACGGCGATCGCGACGAGATCCACGGGGGTTGGAATCCGCCCGCCGACGATCAGTCCGACGCGGATTCCGCCGAGATGACGGGTGAGTTCACGATCGACTACACCCCGCCCGCCTGGTACACGCAGAACGCGTCGGGCGCTACGGGGGCGGGCGGCGCGACGGGGGGCGGCGGCGCGACTCCTCCGCCGCCGCACGGAGCACCCGTCCCGGTGCCGGGCCTTCCGCAGGGCAGTGGTTTCGAGCCGAGCTGGAACGCGGGACCGGCGGTGCCGCCCGCGCCGCCGGCGGGCCTGCCGCCCATGACGCCCTCGGCCCCGCCGCCGGGTGCGGAGCCCGTGGCCGGGCAGCCCCTGGGGACGCCGCCGGCGGGGGTGCCCCTGGTGGGCGGGCAGCCCGCGGCGATGCCTCCGGCCGCCGGGGGGGCTTTCGCGGTGCCTCCGGCCGTCGCGCCGCCCGTCGTCGCGCCTCCTGCCGCCACGCCGCCGGTCGTTGCTCCCCCGGTCGTCACTCCTCCGGTCGTCACTCCTCCGGTCACCCCGGCTCCGGTCGCCGCTCCTCCGGCCACCCCGGATCCGGCGAACCCGACTCCGGCCACTCCGGCTCCAGGCGTCCCGGCTCCGGTCGTACCGGCTCCGGTCGCCGCTCACGATGCCTCGCTGTCGGGCGACTTCCCGCCCGCCTCCCCACTGCCGGGTGCGCCCGCGTCGCCGCCCCCCGCGCCGTTCGGGGGCGGGGACGTGGAGAGCGGCGCCACCATGCGCTTCTCCCCCGCCGCGCTCCAGCGCGAGATCGCGGACCGCGCGGCCGAGACCGCCGCCGCCTCCGCTGCGGCGACCACGGCGACGCCCGACGCGGCGCCCGTCCAGGCTGCCGACGAGGACTCCGATCCGGCCGGGAACCAGGATCAGGACCAGGGCCAGGACAGCGACTCGGCCGCTGCCGAGAGCGTCGCCGCGTCCGGCTCCGACGTGGCGGAGCCCGTCGACGCCGCCGACGCGGGTGACACCACCGACGCCGTCGAGGCCGTAGAGGCCGGTGCCGAGAGTGCCGCCCCGACGGACGCTCCCGAAGCCGCCACCGCCGACCCCGCCGAAGCGGATGCCGCAGACCCCGCCGACACGGTCACGGACTCCGCGCCGGTCACCGACTCCGTCCCCGCCGAGGCCCCCGCCGACTCCCCGGTGCAGGACACCGCGCCGTACCCGCCGGCCGACGGCGCCCAGCCGCAGGCCCCCGGGCCGTACCCCGGCGCTCCGCAGCCCCCGTTCGCCCCGGCCGGCGCGCAGCCCGGGGCCGGTCTTCCGCCGCTTCCGCCGTCCTTCCAGCCGGCCGCCCCCGGCCCCGCCCAGCAGTGGCCCGCGCAGCCGGCGCCCGGCGCCCAGCCGGTGCCCCCGGCCGCGCCTCTGCCGCCCACCGCCGCCTGGCCGGCCCCCGCGACTCCCGCCGCGCCCGGCCCCGTACCGCCGCAGGCCCAGCCCCAGGCACCCGGCACCTACGGCTACCCGCAGCCGCAGCCCGAGCAGGCACAGCAGGCACAGCCGCAGCCGCACGCGCAGCCCCAGCCGCCCGGCTCCTACGGCTATCCGCAGGCACCCCAGCCCCCCGCCCCGCAGGGCGGCTACGGCTTCCCGCACCCCGGGACCCCTCCGCAGCAGGCCGGTTACGGCTACCCGCAGCAGCCCGGGGCCCCCAGTGGCGTGCCGCCGCAGGCGCAGGGCGGTTACGGCTACCCGCACCCCGCCGCCGTACCGCCGCAGGCCGCGGCCCCCCAGCCGCCGCACGACGGCGGGCCGCCGGTCGACCCCCGGACCGGGGCCGCCTGGCCCTCGCCCGTGACGCACGACCAGCGGGAGCGGTCCGTGCCGGGCGCCCCGCTCGGGTACAACGCGGCCGTCGAGCTCTCCTCCGACCGGCTGCTCCGGAACAACAAGCAGAAGCCCAAATCGAGCCGGACGCCCGGCGGCGCCGCGCGCTTCAAGCTCGGCGGCAAGAAGGAGGAGGCGGAGCGGCAGCGCAAGCTGGAACTGATCCGCACGCCGGTCCTCTCCTGCTATCGGATCGCGGTCATCTCGCTCAAGGGCGGTGTCGGCAAGACCACGACGACGACCGCGCTCGGCGCGACCCTGGCGACCGAGCGGCAGGACAAGATCCTGGCGATCGACGCCAACCCGGACGCCGGCACGCTCGGCCGCCGGGTGCGGCGCGAGACCGGGGCGACCATCCGTGACCTGGTGCAGGCGATCCCGTACCTCCACTCGTACATGGACATCCGCCGGTTCACCTCGCAGGCGCCGTCCGGTCTGGAGATCCTCGCCAACGACGTGGACCCGGCCGTCTCGACGACCTTCAACGACGAGGACTACCGGCGGGCGATCGACGTCCTGGGCAAGCAGTACCCGATCATCCTCACGGACTCGGGCACGGGTCTGCTGTACAGCGCGATGCGCGGGGTGCTCGACCTCGCCGATCAGCTGATCATCATCTCGACGCCCTCCGTGGACGGCGCTTCCAGCGCCTCGACGACCCTGGACTGGCTCTCCGCGCACGGCTACGCGGACCTGGTGCAGCGCTCGATCACGGTCATCTCCGGGGTCCGCGAGACCGGCAAGATGATCAAGGTCGAGGACATCGTGCAGCACTTCCAGACCCGCTGCCGCGGTGTCGTGGTCGTGCCCTTCGACGAGCACCTGTCGGCCGGCGCCGAGGTGGACCTCGACATGATGCGGCCGAAGACCCGGGAGGCGTACTTCCACCTCTCGGCGATGGTGGCCGAGGACTTCGTACGGGCGCAGCAGGCGCAGGGCCTGTGGACCGGCGACGGCCAGGGGACGCTGCCTCCGCACATGGCCCCGCCGATGCCGGGCCACCAGACGCCGGGCCAGCCCGTACCCGGACAGCCCATGCCGGGTCAGCCGATGCCGGGCGGGCAGCCGATGCCGGGGCAGTTCGCCCCCGGGCAGCCGGTTCCGGGGCAGTTCGCTCCCGGGCAGCCCGTACCGGGTCAGCCGTACGGGGCACAGCCGGCGCCCGGCCAGCCGTTCCCGGGCCGGCCCGGACCCGGACAGCAGGCCTCCGGGCAGCCGTACCCGCCGCAGCAGCCGTACGGGCAGCCGCCGGCGCCGGGGCAGCCCTACGGCGGACAGCCCGCGCCCGGTCAGCCCTACGGCGCTCAGCCCCTCCCCGGACAGCAGATGCCCGGCCAGCCCATGCCCGGCCAGCAGCCGATGCCCGGTCAGCAGCCCGTCCCCGGTCAGCCGTACGGCGGACAGCCCGCCCCCGGTCAGCCCTACGGCGCACCTCCCGGGCAGCCCGGCATGCCCCAGGGCTGGCAGCAGCCGGGGGCCGGTCAGCCGCTGCCGCCGCAGGCCGATCCACAGGATCAGGGCCAGGGGAACGACGAGCAGGTCACGCCCCACAACTGGCCCCCGCAGGGCCCCGGACAGGCTCCGCCAGCCCCTCAGCAGTAA
- the eccE gene encoding type VII secretion protein EccE, protein MASATRTRPAAATATAPPSPGPVASVSPRLQARPGHFGSFQLQQLVLIEVAAALLVVAWVVEPVLLVPAGVVAVVLLLLAVVRRHRRSLPEWLGTYLALRARGRRASSFTVPEGTEPGFAPVVECDPALRTYAYSDRDRRPVGMVGDGTFLTAVLRVESDGTALRPDRAAKPLPVALVRDVLSVDGIRLESAQIVQHTQPAPAPHLPAQSMAARNYGPLQAQTGSPAVRITWIALKLDPELCPEAVDARGGGMTGAQKCVVRAADQLASRLAGAGFTASVLTEQELTSALATSTCASPMAIAQAGRGQAQARRTQETARTWRVDDRRHTTYWVGRWPQLGGRSGGGASMPQLVALLTSLPALATTFSLTLSGGDRQEVTVTGHVRITGRSDEELVAARHELERAARGVRTGLVRLDREQVPGMLATLPLGGAR, encoded by the coding sequence ATGGCTTCCGCGACGCGGACGCGGCCCGCCGCGGCCACCGCCACCGCACCCCCGTCCCCGGGGCCCGTCGCCTCGGTGTCACCGAGGCTCCAGGCCCGGCCGGGACACTTCGGTTCGTTCCAATTGCAACAACTCGTACTGATCGAGGTGGCGGCCGCTCTGCTGGTCGTCGCCTGGGTCGTCGAGCCGGTGCTGCTGGTGCCGGCGGGCGTGGTCGCCGTCGTGCTCCTCCTGCTGGCCGTCGTACGACGGCACCGTCGGTCCCTGCCCGAGTGGCTGGGAACCTACCTCGCGCTGCGGGCCCGTGGCCGCCGGGCCTCCTCCTTCACCGTGCCGGAGGGCACCGAGCCGGGTTTCGCACCGGTCGTGGAGTGCGACCCCGCGCTGCGGACCTACGCGTACAGCGACCGTGACCGGCGGCCGGTCGGCATGGTCGGCGACGGCACCTTCCTGACGGCCGTCCTGCGCGTCGAGTCGGACGGCACGGCCCTGCGCCCGGACCGCGCGGCGAAGCCGCTGCCCGTCGCGCTCGTCCGGGACGTCCTGAGCGTGGACGGCATCCGGCTGGAGTCGGCGCAGATCGTGCAGCACACCCAGCCGGCGCCCGCCCCGCACCTGCCCGCGCAGTCGATGGCCGCGCGCAACTACGGCCCGCTCCAGGCGCAGACGGGGTCCCCCGCGGTCCGGATCACCTGGATCGCGCTCAAGCTCGACCCCGAACTGTGCCCGGAGGCGGTGGACGCCCGCGGCGGCGGCATGACCGGCGCCCAGAAGTGCGTGGTGCGGGCAGCGGACCAGTTGGCGAGCCGGCTCGCCGGAGCCGGGTTCACGGCGAGCGTGCTGACCGAGCAGGAACTCACCTCGGCGCTCGCCACCTCGACCTGCGCCAGCCCCATGGCCATCGCGCAGGCGGGCCGGGGGCAGGCGCAGGCGCGCAGGACCCAGGAGACCGCGCGGACCTGGCGGGTGGACGACCGCCGGCACACCACGTACTGGGTGGGGCGCTGGCCGCAGCTCGGCGGCCGGAGCGGCGGCGGGGCCTCGATGCCCCAGCTGGTCGCGCTCCTGACCTCGCTGCCCGCGCTCGCGACGACGTTCAGCCTGACGCTGAGCGGCGGGGACCGGCAGGAGGTGACGGTGACCGGACACGTACGGATCACCGGGCGCAGCGACGAGGAACTCGTGGCCGCACGGCACGAACTGGAGCGCGCGGCGCGCGGGGTGAGGACGGGACTCGTGCGACTCGACCGCGAACAGGTGCCGGGCATGCTCGCCACGCTTCCGCTGGGGGGTGCGCGCTGA
- the eccB gene encoding type VII secretion protein EccB, translated as MASRRDELNAYTFAKKRTVAAFLQPSPSGTEEGAPKPLRALVPGLIVAALVVAGFGAWGMFSPQAPKGWDTPGTRVIVGKQSTTRYVVLQTGKGEDAKTLLHPVLNLASARLLLNPDQFQVVQVADKKLDEGKPPRGPILGIPYAPDRLPTAEDAGKAKRWAVCEQPGGGAGASVQKAAFLFAERDLKRTENENRLSDGDILYVKGQKGAAQFLVDHTGTKYPVKADSKGLLTALVGLRREPQAVTDDWLATLRTGDPVDFPRVEGRVGDPAGIPGDGLRSTDNRIGTVLSAETGAGLQDYVVLAGKVQPVTPFTAWLLVNSPQTGVLDMDGKITTVDASSFEPDPTPFNAGARWPRLRPKQVNTGTGDTARDTVCSVLTGVSDKGVATVTTWAGTEYPADITAGGTSTYVTPGTGLLYTQVQGAGQKTPGGSLFLVTDTGLRYAVQANGDSDSDRSEIGAGDKEKPTDGRPEPSEAQKRLGYENVQPALVPIEWSEFLSKGPRLDTNSARQPQGS; from the coding sequence ATGGCATCGCGGCGGGACGAGCTCAACGCGTACACCTTTGCGAAGAAGCGCACGGTGGCGGCATTCCTCCAACCCTCGCCCTCGGGCACGGAGGAGGGGGCGCCGAAGCCGCTGCGCGCACTCGTCCCCGGTCTGATCGTCGCCGCGCTCGTCGTCGCAGGCTTCGGCGCCTGGGGCATGTTCAGCCCCCAGGCCCCCAAGGGCTGGGACACTCCCGGCACCCGGGTCATCGTCGGCAAGCAGTCGACCACCCGGTACGTGGTCCTGCAGACCGGCAAGGGCGAGGACGCGAAGACCCTGCTCCACCCGGTCCTCAACCTCGCCTCCGCCCGACTCCTCCTCAACCCCGACCAGTTCCAGGTCGTCCAGGTCGCCGACAAGAAGCTCGACGAGGGCAAGCCGCCGCGCGGACCGATCCTCGGCATCCCGTACGCCCCCGACCGGCTGCCCACCGCCGAGGACGCGGGCAAGGCCAAGCGCTGGGCCGTGTGCGAGCAGCCCGGCGGCGGCGCGGGCGCCAGCGTCCAGAAGGCGGCCTTCCTCTTCGCCGAGCGGGACCTGAAGCGAACCGAGAACGAGAACCGCCTGTCGGACGGCGATATCCTCTACGTCAAGGGACAGAAGGGCGCCGCCCAGTTCCTCGTCGACCACACCGGCACCAAGTACCCGGTGAAGGCGGACTCCAAGGGCCTGCTCACCGCGCTCGTCGGCCTCCGCCGGGAGCCGCAGGCCGTCACCGACGACTGGCTCGCCACCCTGCGGACCGGCGACCCGGTGGACTTCCCGCGCGTCGAGGGCCGGGTCGGCGACCCCGCCGGCATCCCCGGAGACGGCCTGCGGTCGACGGACAACCGGATCGGCACGGTGCTGAGCGCCGAGACCGGCGCCGGGCTCCAGGACTACGTGGTCCTCGCGGGGAAGGTCCAGCCGGTCACCCCTTTCACCGCCTGGCTGCTCGTCAACTCCCCGCAGACCGGCGTCCTCGACATGGACGGCAAGATCACCACCGTCGACGCCTCCTCCTTCGAGCCGGACCCCACCCCGTTCAACGCGGGCGCCCGCTGGCCGCGGCTGAGGCCCAAGCAGGTCAACACCGGCACCGGCGACACCGCGCGCGACACCGTCTGCAGCGTGCTCACCGGCGTCAGCGACAAGGGCGTGGCGACCGTCACGACCTGGGCCGGCACCGAGTACCCCGCCGACATCACCGCGGGCGGCACCAGCACGTACGTCACCCCGGGCACCGGCCTGCTCTACACCCAGGTCCAGGGCGCCGGCCAGAAGACGCCCGGCGGCTCCCTGTTCCTCGTCACCGACACCGGCCTGCGGTACGCCGTCCAGGCCAACGGGGACAGCGACTCCGACCGTTCCGAGATCGGCGCCGGGGACAAGGAGAAACCGACCGACGGACGGCCGGAACCCAGCGAGGCCCAGAAGCGTCTCGGCTACGAGAACGTCCAGCCGGCCCTCGTCCCGATCGAATGGTCGGAGTTCCTGTCGAAGGGGCCGAGGCTCGACACCAACAGCGCGCGTCAGCCGCAGGGTTCCTAG